In Streptomyces chartreusis, the following proteins share a genomic window:
- a CDS encoding Pycsar system effector family protein: protein MSAGDGARTSPDPVVPVPDGGRHCNDRAGERIVAERLLATVREDLGRADSKAAVLLSGTLALPAFLAGWRGAPGWDGLADLTLVASGVLWAVAVAALVAALMPRTGTVRGGAGVTYFGDLVDTRDLAGLSVRVGEAGRDPAKWLLVQAVDVSSILSAKYRAIRWGVGALAPSAALAVLWGLTSG from the coding sequence ATGAGCGCCGGTGACGGCGCACGGACCTCCCCCGACCCGGTCGTGCCTGTGCCGGACGGGGGTCGGCACTGCAACGACCGGGCGGGGGAGCGCATCGTCGCCGAGCGGCTGCTGGCGACGGTGCGGGAGGATCTCGGCCGCGCCGACTCCAAGGCGGCCGTGCTCCTCTCGGGCACGCTGGCGCTGCCCGCCTTCCTGGCCGGGTGGCGCGGTGCCCCCGGCTGGGACGGGCTCGCCGACCTGACGCTGGTCGCGTCGGGCGTGCTCTGGGCCGTCGCGGTGGCCGCGCTGGTCGCGGCGCTGATGCCGCGCACCGGCACGGTCCGGGGCGGCGCCGGGGTGACGTACTTCGGCGACCTGGTGGACACCCGCGACCTCGCGGGGCTGTCCGTCCGGGTCGGCGAGGCCGGGCGCGACCCGGCCAAGTGGCTCCTCGTCCAGGCCGTCGACGTCAGCTCGATCCTGTCGGCCAAGTACCGGGCCATCCGCTGGGGGGTGGGCGCGCTCGCCCCGTCGGCGGCGCTGGCCGTGCTCTGGGGGCTGACCTCGGGCTGA